The Raphanus sativus cultivar WK10039 chromosome 2, ASM80110v3, whole genome shotgun sequence DNA segment aataaattcacaaaaaaatatatgtacatacTAAATATTGTGATACTGTTGTTTAAAGAAACATATTATTTTCGTTATTAGAAAAAACTAGAAGGACTTAATAAAGTAAATGCAAATCCAACTACTAACAATCTAACAAATTCGAGTTATCATCCTTTTTCTCATCTAAAATTCCTATATAAGCTCTATCATCGACTCCAACTTTTCTCATATCCAACAGCAAAACACAAGCTTAAACACAGAAAAGTAAACTAAATTTCCCTATTTTCTTATTACAAAAGAGAATGGCTTTCGCTTTGAGGTTCTTCACATGCCTTGTTTTGACGGTGTGCATAGTTGCATCAGTAGATGCAGCAATCTCATGTGGCACAGTGGCAAGTAGCTTGGTTCCATGTGCCGGCTACCTATCCAAAGGTGGGGTGGTGCCGCCTCCATGCTGTGCGGGAGTCAAAAAGCTGAATGGTATGGCTCAAACCACACCGGACCGCCAACAAGCATGCAAATGTCTAAAGGCCGCTGCAAGGAGCATCAACCCAAGTCTAGCCTCTAGCCTTCCTGGAAAGTGCGGTGTTAGCATTCCCTATCCCATCTCCATGAGCACTAACTGCGACACGTAAGCTTCTTATTATCCTTTTGTTAAGTCCAAATTCAGATTATTTTGTGTTCTTTTACGTGATTAATACTCGATCTAGCAGGAGACTgtgatttagttatttataatgaATTACACTTACTCTCGTGGTCGTTTGTATTGTTGCAGCGTCAAGTGAAGTGAGAACTCATAACATCATCCTGAGGATTAAGAGTGCTTGGTCTAgcataagtaaaataaaaaggggtCTATGTACGCTGACCTCAGCATACCCTGCTTTGTCTTGTTTTTATTTCGTTGTTGGAAAGTTCGTCATGTTATTTTGTAGTCTTTTGCTCTGTATTGTATCCTGATTATGGTTATGATATGATAATAGTAGCTTACTTATTTATCATCTCCTCTTAAATCTTTCCTCCAACCCCTTCTTGAACACTGATCAAATAGTACAAAAGAAagtactatataatataaccaACAATTGTGGAGGGCTATCTGTTGTACTATTaataagattttaatatttCGGTGCTTCATAAACCATATTGACACCAAAATAAATACCAGAATAATGCTTAAATTTCTAGCCATGAAAACTCAAAAATCAAATAGACTAATTGAACTCCCATTAGTATGTCACCATTTAAATATCGACAACTCACACATAGTTTTTGTTGGATCTAAGTAGTACAATATTACTAGAAATCAAAGATGTAATTGTGTTTCAAAGAAACTTAGACCTGCataccgaaccgaaccgagtcaaaccaaaccaaccgaaccgaaccgagtcAAAACCGAATCAAACTAGCTAGTTATGGTTTATTTCAGTTGAAAAATcctaaaaccaaattaaccaaatcGAACAGAACTGAAACTGAATCCATAAAATAACCGAAATGCTACTCctattgtttataatatttatgttaggtttaaatataataatctaaataaatagattacagtttaatatttagttttacgTTTGAACACACAAAACATATTGATTTAGTTATATATTGGATtgagttcaaataatttattttttattgacaCCAATACGATAATTTTATGACCATGcgttgatgtttcaaaataaaaaaattaaactaagaAAATCCGATTAAACCGAACCGTAACacaaaccaaatcgaaccgaaactgatccaaaccaaactaattatGGTTTACTTCAACTGGAAAAATTCTAGGACCGAATTAACTAAATCAAACCCGAACCGAGCCGAAATACCCACCCTAGTTATTTTATTGATCTCCTCTAGTGAGCGCATAAGAATATACTGGAGGCCCATGTATCATAAATTAATAGCCCATAATAAGCCCAAAAAACCGTAATAAACTCATCTGTCTCCTCAGATTCAGAAAAAACCCTAGCTAGCTCTTCTTCACTCCCACCGAAACAAAAATGGTAAAACACATGAGCTTCTCCGTTTGATCTATCAACCTTGTGAAATTCTAACCATTTTCGTCTTCCTAATGCTTTCAGATTATGTCAGAGGAAAACCGCAGAGAAATCTGCAAGTACCTTTTCAAAGGTTCGTCCTTTTTAGCTTAATCACAACACGACACCTTTGTTGGTTGATCACAAATTTGGTTTTGCAGAAGGAGTGCTGTTCGCGAAGAAAGACTTCAACCTCGCGAAGCACCCGTTGATCGAGTCAGTGCCAAACCTGCAAGTGATCAAGCTGATGCAGTCTTTCAAGTCCAAGGAGTATGTAAGGGAGACATTCGCGTGGATGCATTACTACTGGTTTCTCACCAACGAAGGGATTGAGTTCTTGAGGACTTACCTGAAATAAACCATAACTAGCTAGTTTGATTCGGTTTTGactcggttcggtttggtttgactcggttcggttcggtatGCAGGTCTAAGTTTCTTTGAAACACAATTACATCTTTGATTTCTAGTAATATTGTACTACTTAGATCCAACCAAAACTATGTGTGAGTTGTCGATATTTAAATGGTGACATACTAATGGGGGTTCAATTAGTCTATTTGATTTTTGAGTTTTCATGGCTAGAAATTTAAGCATTGTtctgatatttattttggtgtCAATATGGTTTATGAAGCACCGaaatattaaaatcttattAATAGTACAACAGATAGCCCTCCATAATTGTtggttatattatatagtactTTCTTTTGTACTATTTGATCAGTGTTCAAGAAGGGGTTGGAGGAAAGATTTAAGAGGAGATGATAAATAAGTAAGCTACTATTATCATATCATAACCATAATCAGGATACCTTAACCTCCCGTCTGATGTGGTTCCTGCTACGTTGAAGAAGTCGGCTAAGCCTATTGGTCGTCCTTTTGGTGGTGGCCCACCTGGTGATCGCCCTAGGTTAGTTAgttaactctctctctctctctgtgttcGTTGTTTTGTATGGGACAAAAGCTTGTTTATTTGGTTTGATGACGTGGCGTGTGTTTTTATAGAGGACCTAGGTTTGAAGGAGGAGATCGTCCCAGGTATGGTGGGGACCGTGATGGGTACCGTGGAGCTCCTCGTGGTGGTGGTGAAGGAGAAAAGGGTGGTGCTCCAGCTGATTACCAGCCATCTTTCCAAGTATATTCTCAAATTCAGCTCCCTTTGCTTTTGTATTTGCTTCCTGGTAATTAGATGTTTTAAGAATCGACCTCCTGACCCTGCTAAAACCATTAGCCTTTCAGTATCTAATCCTattgattatttttagttaCAATGACCATGCAAAATCCGATATTTAAAGCTTACTGTTTAGCTTATGTTTTCATCTTGCCCTCTCTTTGTTTGGTTACCATTGTTTTAACATTCGATTGTGGGGTTTTTTTTTCTCGCTTTGCAGGGAAGTGGTGGTAGGCCTGGTTTTGGCCGAGGTGCTGGAGGTTACAGCTCGGCTGCACCATCTGGTTCAGGTCTCCCTTGAAAAAAGAAATGGTTCTTAGTTACACATGGAGGAGTTCATTTTCAGCTTTAAGTTTTGCTTTCTGTTATTCAACTTCTGGAGTTTTTTATTGTCTTATCTTGAGTTCAGTTCGTTCGCTGTAGCAGACACGAGAAACCTTGTTACGAGTAAACGTTGTTTAGTATCTATACTTAGTCTTCTTACCAAAGATTTGTTCCTTGTGCTAAGTTTGACACTAGCTTTTCTGCAGCTTTGATCCTCTTTACTTGTGCCAAGTTTAGCACTAGCTTTTCTGTAATTTTGATCCTCAAAACGTTTGATCCTCAATAGTTTCTGTCAAACAATAAGAAAGTACTTTTTTGTGTGAAAACAACGTATGTCAAAATTCTCTACACAAAACAACAAAAGTTTTTTCAGAAGCAGTTTGAGGTGTGTAACTGCTATCTTTGTCACGATAATTAACTCATGAAAACAAATCTCCAACTCTAAAAAGGATGTTTTAGTgaatctaacttttttttttccctctgAAATTATATTAACCATGAAACAAAGTTTAGTGAACCTAACTTGAACCcagaaaattaatttaaatccaGAAAAAAATAGATCTCCAAACATACACTTTAAGATAAGTTTATACTCCATTGCTGTTTAAATTTCCCTTTATCAAAATGGAAAACAGAGTAGCATATTAtacttcaaaaaaataaaacagagcaTTATCACGTACTGGCTAAAACAGTAACATTGTTTTATCAAAAGAAGAAGCTGAGACATATCTACAAACTTTGTAAGATTTTAGAGTCTATggtatcttatttttttattttaaaacccTGTTTATTATTGTGCCTATGTCAACTGTGtgtagttttaaattaaaacttgGTTGTTTCTATACTAAATAGAaatatcattttgttttctttcatttaaatggtctaaagaaaaa contains these protein-coding regions:
- the LOC108826657 gene encoding 40S ribosomal protein S10-3: MIMSEENRREICKYLFKEGVLFAKKDFNLAKHPLIESVPNLQVIKLMQSFKSKEYVRETFAWMHYYWFLTNEGIEFLRTYLNLPSDVVPATLKKSAKPIGRPFGGGPPGDRPRGPRFEGGDRPRYGGDRDGYRGAPRGGGEGEKGGAPADYQPSFQGSGGRPGFGRGAGGYSSAAPSGSGLP
- the LOC108840378 gene encoding non-specific lipid-transfer protein 4; translation: MAFALRFFTCLVLTVCIVASVDAAISCGTVASSLVPCAGYLSKGGVVPPPCCAGVKKLNGMAQTTPDRQQACKCLKAAARSINPSLASSLPGKCGVSIPYPISMSTNCDTVK